DNA sequence from the Eulemur rufifrons isolate Redbay chromosome 6, OSU_ERuf_1, whole genome shotgun sequence genome:
AGGAGAGGAAGATGAGGATGAAATCTGAGCCCAGCAAGGTCCAACCAGCCACAAATTGGTAGATTCTATTGAGGGTGAAATTATCACAGGAGAGCCTGGACACAGACAGGTTGGCACAGATGCAGTTCTCAATGACATTTTCCCCACAGTAATGGAGCTGGGCAGTGAGGATAGGAATGGGTGCAGTAAGGAGGGCATTCCATGCCACAATGAAGACGCTAGCCTTGGCCACAAATCGATTAGTGATGATGGATGGGTACCGCAgggggtggcagatggccacatagcggtcgTAGGCCATGACCATGAATGTGCAGGACTCCATGGGGAGAAAACTGTTCATGATGAACATCTGGAGGAAGCAGGCAGAGAAGCTGATAGACCTGAGGTCGAACCAGAAGATGGCCAGGACCTTGGGGATGACGGTGAGGCACAGCACAATGtccagcagggagaggaggctgaGCAGGTAGTCCATGGGCTGGTGCAGAGCAGCCTCCAGCCGGATGGTGATAAGGAGGGTGGCATTGGCCCCCAtggccaggaggaagaggaggctgaggggcagggacagCCAGTGCTGCCAACTCTGGAAGTTGGGGAAGCAAATGAGGAGGAATTCAGAGACCAGGGCAGTGGAGTAGTTGCTGGGTGATGCCATGGGCAGAATCTTGAGCTGAGCAGGCTTCTGGTGACTATTTGTATAGGGAGATACAAgaggtcatttttttaaattgttttcaaaagtatCCCTTTCACATACTCTTTAGGGAGCTAATGATGTGTAGGAGACTCTTGCTAAGTAAGGCAGATTCCAGTCAATATCCTAAAGATAGAACAGTGGTACTTGACAAATAATCATGTGAtctgtgaagaaaaatgaatatgtaaaaagACTATGAAGTTTTCCAAAAAGGGTAATGATAGGCAGTAACCTCACTGTACattaaaatatgttgaaaatgTGTAAGAAATCAGGCAAGTATGATaccagtgtaaaaaaaaaaatagtaaataagaaGTTTCTTTAATAGgtgtttttgaaaaaattgtttctttgttgGGGATAGACTTTGTCTTTGCTTCCTACTCTACACCAATTTCAGGTGAATGTTTTTGTTGAATCCCTTCACAAATTTACactattctagaagaaaacagcatATGAAGTTAATTAAATCAGCCATTTGCTAAAACCCCAATCTTAAATGAATATAACTATTCATTTCCTAAGGCCTTTGCCTGAGCATCCTAACACTCCTGGAATAAGcctaaaacaagagaaaagtcTACTTTTACTATAAAGTTATGAACACCAACCTTAAATGGGCCCTCAGTATTGCCTTTCCATCCTATGTATCATCCCTAATCAACTTTTTcctctagcctttttttttttttcaaatcttgaACTCTACTTTTCTCAGAAGGTGACATCAACTACTACCTCAT
Encoded proteins:
- the LOC138384160 gene encoding olfactory receptor 56A1 — its product is MASPSNYSTALVSEFLLICFPNFQSWQHWLSLPLSLLFLLAMGANATLLITIRLEAALHQPMDYLLSLLSLLDIVLCLTVIPKVLAIFWFDLRSISFSACFLQMFIMNSFLPMESCTFMVMAYDRYVAICHPLRYPSIITNRFVAKASVFIVAWNALLTAPIPILTAQLHYCGENVIENCICANLSVSRLSCDNFTLNRIYQFVAGWTLLGSDFILIFLSYAFILRAVLRLKAEGAAVKALSTCGSHFILILFFSTILLVVVLTNVARKRVPMDILILLNVLHHLIPPALNPIVYGVRTKEIKQGIQKLLQRGM